In Pirellula sp. SH-Sr6A, the DNA window TGCATCGCTCAGGACATGAGTGGGCGGGAACAACCACCGAAAAAATGGAGGCATCACGGGAGGCCGTTCGTCGCTACATCGATGCTCCCGGAGTGGAGGAGGTCATCTTCACGTCTGGTACTACGGCCTCGATCAACTTGATTGCTCAGAGTTGGGGACGGTCTCGATTGTCGGAGGGGGACGAAATCCTCCTTTCGGAGATGGAGCATCATGCCAACATTGTTCCTTGGCTTCAATTGGCCTCGCAGTGCGGCGTGAAGATCCGTTGGATACCCATCGATGAAGATTTTCACATCGATATGGATGCTTACAAAGCGTTGCTTTCTCCGAAAGTGAAATTGGTGTCGATTACCGCCGTTTCCAATGTGTTGGGTACGGTCAATCCGGTGCAGCAGATTGTTCGAGAAGCCAAACAGTTTGGTGCAAAGGTGATGGTTGATGCTGCGCAAGCGGTACCGCATGGTCCGCTATCCGTTCAAGGGTGGGGCGCGGATTGGGGTGTCTTTAGCGGTCACAAAATGCTTGCCAGTTCGGGGGTTGGAGTGCTCTGGGGGCGAAGGGAGATTCTGGAATCCATGCCTGCTTGGCAGGGCGGTGGGAATATGATCAAGCTGGTCACGAAGGAAGGATTCACCGAAGCAGGTTTGCCTCACAAATTCGAGGCAGGGACTCCCGCGATTGCCGAGATTGTTTCGTTCAAGCCTGCGATCGAGTATTTAGAGAAGCTGGGTGGGGACGCGCTGCGGGAGCACGAGTGCATTTTGGCGGACAGGGCGATCAAAGGGCTCAAGGAAATTCCGGGGGTCGATATTTATTCGCCGAGTCGAGGCGAGCGGGCTGGGATTGTCTCATTCAACTTAGCAAAGGTTCACGGCGATTCCGTCGCTCGCTTTTTGGACTCGCGCGGGATTGCGATTCGAGTTGGGCATCACTGTGCGATGCCTCTTCATCAAAGGCTTGGGATTGCGGTCAGTTGCCGAGCCAGTTTCTATCTCTACAACACCGTCGAGGAAGTAGACAGGCTGGTATCCGCCGTGCACGATGCGGCCTCCCTCTTTCGCTAATTCCGCTTTTCTTTGTTTGATCTGCATTGCACTGGATCGTTAGGTCAGGTGTAGAATGAGCGCTGCGAATGGGATCGCCGGGGTGTGCACCTGAATCGTAAGTCGGTCCCAGCCCCCACTCGATTTTGCTTGGAATTCCCATCGTGAGCACCGACGGACCTTCTGCGACCAATGAGACGGAAGTCTCGATCTCCCAACCCGATGCGAGTGCTAAAGAACCGGAAATGGCGGGCAAGCCGAATGGGTCGATACTTCGGGACCGTTCTTTTTGGGGGCTGGCGATCACCCAATTTCTCGGGGCGTTCAATGACAATCTCTATAAGCAGCTTATTCTTTTGATTGCTATACCCGCAGCGGGAGCGGCTGTCGGAGAAGATATGCAGGGGTACGCAACGGCTCTCTTTAGTCTTCCGTTCGTCCTGTTCAGCGGCTTTGCCGGGTATCTTGCCGACCGTTACAGTAAGAGCAAGATCATCGTGCTTTGCAAGATTGCCGAGATCGTCATAACCTTGCTCGCAGTCGTCGCGTTCCTTTGGTATTCCAGTCTCGGAGATGTTGGAACTTGGACAGTCCTCTTCTGGATGGGCGTTCACAGCACTTTGTTTGGGCCGAGCAAATACGGGATATTGCCTGAGCTTTTTCGAGACGACGAGTTGCCGAGAGCCAACGGCCTGATCCTCATGTCGACTTTTCTCGCCATCATTCTCGGGGTCGTCGCCGCAGGTGGACTAAAAGATTTGCTCGTCGTAGTTCGTCCCGATAAGAGCTTGGATTTCAGCAATTTATGGATCGGTTCACTCGTCTGCACCGGAGTGGCAATGATCGGAACCGCCACTTCTTTTCTGATTCGTTCGACGCCACCTGCACAGCAGGCTGCCAAGCTCTCTGCGAAAGACTTTGGCATCAGCAAAGAAATGAGAGAGTTGCTGTCGAAGGATCGGCCACTGTTGCTCTCCATACTCGTTTCGAGCATGTTCTATGTGATCGCCGGAGTCGTGATGCCTACGGTCAATATTCTTGGCAAAAACCAATTGAAGGTGGCTCTCGACCTCAACACCAGCATCCTCACGGGAGGGTTGGCGATTGGCATTATATTGGGCGCGGTGAGTGCGAACTTGGTATTGCGAGGTTTGCGACCAAGGTCTCAGGTTTTCCTGGGTACGGTTGGCATGCTCATGTCGCTCGTTGCTATCGGAGCTTGGCGACCAGGGGGGCAGCACCTGCTTGGGTATTGGGGCGCGTTGCTAGGATTGATTGCGACGGGAATGTTTGCGGCCGTGTTTATCATTCCCATTCAAGTCTTCATGCAGAAGCGCCCTCCCTCGGTATTGAAAGGGAGAATGATCGGAACGATGAATCTCGCGAACTTCGTTGGAGTTCTGATTGCGGGACCGCTCTATCAAATTTTTCTTGCGATCACCACAGCGTTTGGATGGCCCGTCTCCTCCATTTTCTGGATGCTCGCTGTCCTGCTTCTGCCGATCGTTTGGTCGTATCGATTACCGGCAGAAGCTTAGGAAGCGACTATCGATCCAGTTTGTAAAATCGCGTTGCGTTCTCCCCCCAAATCTTTTCACGATCCTTCGGGGTGAGCCGGTCGAGCCAACGCGAGACAATCTCGATCCAGCGTTCGTAGCTACTGGCAAGCCGGATCACAGGCCAATCGGAACCGAAGAGAATGCGATCGGGCCCGAACGCCTGCAAGACCACCTCCCAGTAGGGTTCGAGTTCCGAAAGCTTCCAGGTGGAGTGATCCGCTTCCGTCACCATCCCCGAAAGTTTGATCGAAGCATTCGCGTAATGCGAGATCTCGGTCATCTTCTCGCTCCAGGCTCGGATACTCTTTTCCTTGATGCGAGGCTTGGCGATGTGGTCGATGACGAACGGCTGTTCTGGAAATGCCTTAACGAGGGCGATCGCATCGTCGAGTTGGTGTTCAAAAATGAGGATGTCGTAGACGAGTCCATGTTTCTGAAGTGTCGAAATCCCTCGCCGGAACGGCGCTCGTGCCATGAATTCCGGATCGGTTTCCCCCTGCACAACATGGCGCACCCCAACAGCCTTTGGCAGGGCCCGAAAAGCTGCAGCCTGTTCATCGACCTGTTCGCTTCGAAGATCGATCCAGCCGACGACTCCACGAATCCAGTCGTGCTGCGCGGCCAGTTTGCATAGATAGTCGTTTTCAGCGAGCGATTGTCGCGCTTGAACAGCCACACATCCATCCAGTTTGACTGAATCGAGCAAGGGCTTGAGGTCGCTGGGACCAAAGTCGCGATGAATGTTCGAACCCTGCGGAATCCAATCGTATTGGGAAGGATCGTACGTCCAAAAGTGTTGGTGCGAGTCGATTCTCATGACGTGCGGACTCCAACAACCAGGAGAAGGTTTGCCCACGTCGCTTGATCGGCCGTTTGAATCGTTAGCACATGGTCATCCGACATGACCGATTCGTAGAACTCCCACTTCATGATCGGTTCAAGATCCCGTTTGAATGCGAGATCCTTCATGATCGACCGATACTCGGCCCATACGACTGGATCCGCTTTCAACGCGTATTCATCGGATGGATCGATTCCCATGGTATGGATGTGGTCGATCGGCAGGATCTCAAGCAGGGGGCGCAACACCTGTGCGACAGTCGGAACGCCGGGTGTCAATTGCAAGGACACCAGTTCCGCATTCGGCCCTTTCTTTGAGGAGGCAGGGTAATTGCCGTCCGCGATCAGAATCTTTGCGTGGTGGCCAGCACGCGAAATAGCTTGAAGGATCTGCGGGTGGAGAAGCGACGTTTTGAGCATGCGAAAGGCCTGCGATCAAAGTGAAATAAAATTGGAAAGGCAATGCAAAAGCTACTTATACCACGGGATAGCGTGCTGTTTTAGGCCGTCATGTCATCGCCGCGAATTCCAACGAATGAAATAAGGCTGACTAATCGACAAATTCGCAATACTGAGCGAGTTGCCCTTGGGCGATTTCCTTAGACTGGAATGGTATCCCCCTCGGGCGAGTTACCCTTGGTTACTCGGAAAATTTGGTTAGGCATGAATCTGTTCCTGCGAATCTTGACGCTCCTTACCTTTGCTGCGCACGCAGTCTTGGGTTGCTGCTTGTCGCATGGCACTTGGATGCGCCATCCAGAGCATTCGCACGTCGAGTCTTGCTGCGAACATTCTCACTCCTCCGAGCATGGACATGATGAGACCGATGCGGGGCCAGAGTCACCGTCCGATTCGGTGGCTGGTTCAGACACAGGTTCGAATACGGCTCCCGTTCGATGCTCGACGGATAGAGAGCGAGGCTCGGGGCCTTGTCACGACCCGCATTGCGTGTTCGACGTTGCGGTTCGTTCGGTCGTTTTGCTTGATTGGGAAGCGTCCGCAGACATCTGTTGGCTTGAGCCCATCGTCGATTGCAAGATGGATTCCTTCTCCGTGGTATCTGTGGGCATGATTAGCCCATCCAGGGTGCCGCAGATTTCCACTGGGCTTCATCGGGATCGCGTCGCGTAACGAATGGTTGTCCAGTTGTTAAACGGTTGGTCGGAGTCGTACGCGATTTTGACCATCCGCCGTGGGCGGCTCTGAGGATACAATGATCCGTTCGAGTGTTTTACAATAGGGCTGGTTGACGGCGGATGGTCGCCTGGGGATGACTGTTAAAGGTTGTCGTGGGCTGGCTGGATGAGGGTGAAAGGATCGCTATGTCACAATTCCATTCCAAAGGTGCGAGGACGATCGTCGGAGTCATTGGTGGAATTGCAAGCGGAAAGAGCTTGGTCACCCAGTTGCTTCAGAAGCGAGGAGCGACGGTCGTCAACGCCGACTCGGTTGCCCACGAAGTGCTGGACGATCCTAAGGTAATCGATGAGATTTGTGCTGTATTCGGTGGAGACGTGCTACGGACCCATACTGTTGGCAACGGAGTTCCCCCGCAAATTGACCGTAAGAAGATCGCAGCACTGGTGTTTGGGGAAACCGAAATTCACCAAGGGCGACGGGAGTCCTTGGAAGCGATCGTTCAGCCTCGCATTCGCGAAAGACTGCAGTTCTTGATACAAGATTGGAAGGCCAAAAACACGTGTGGGATACTCGCTCTGGACATACCTCTCCTTTTTGAACGCAAATGGGACCAGGTTTGCGATGAAATTTGGTTCGTGGACACCCCGCGTGCGCATCGGGAAACGTACGCGGCGGCTCGCGGATGGACCGCAGAGCAATTGAAAGCGCGGGAGGCGGCGCAATTGGGAATCGAGGAAAAGAAGTCGCGATCGACCTGCCTCATCATCAATAACGGGTCGCTCGATGACCTGGAGCGGCAAGTGGATGCTGCCTTCCATCGCGCCAGGTTCGGGAAGCGAGCTGCGAATGGAGAAGGCAGAGGGGACGTTGCTGGTCGGGCTTGATCCTCGTGCTAGAATGGTATCGGTACGCCTCCCCCCCGATTCCATAAGGACCTACCAAATGTTGCAGTGCAAACCTATTTGTCGACTCGCCCCGGCCTTGGCAGCTTTCGCCATCCTTGGAGGGATGCTCGTCGCAGCGCCGATTCAGTCATCCAAGCCTTCGGCCAAATCGCAAGAAACCCCTAAGGGTGAGACACAAGGAGAGAAGAAATTGGAAACGATTACGGTGGGAGGTGGTTGTTTTTGGTGTGTCGAGGCCGTATTCCAACGTGTTCACGGGGTGAGTAAGGTGGTTTCCGGTTACACAGGGGGCACCAAAAAGAACCCAACCTACAAAGAGGTTTGCACGGGATTGACTGGGCACGCCGAGGTCGCCGCAATTACCTTCGATCCAGAAATCGTGTCGCGCGAGCAGATTCTCGTCATCTTTTTTAAGACTCACGATCCCACGACGTTGAATCGGCAAGGCGCTGACATCGGAACACAGTACCGCTCCGCAGTCTTCTACACCTCGGACGAGCAGCGAGATTCAACCGAAGCGGTAATTAAGAAGATCAACGAAGAGAAGGTCTATAACCAACCGATTGTTACCGAAGTGACCCCATTGGACGTCTTCTACCCTGCCGAAGACTACCACCAGAACTATTTCAATCTCAACAAGAGCAACCCGTATTGCCAAAACGTGGTGGCCAGCAAAGTGGTCAAGTTTGAACGACTGTTCAAAGAATTTTCGGTGAACAATAAGAAGAGCAAGACCAGCAAAGAGTAAGTCGGGGCTGGGGCCACGTCGAAACGTGGTCGATTTCGACGAATCAGGAATTGGGCGACTAGTCGAGCGAGTGAGTTCCCAACCGGATCCACTGGCCAGCACCCCGATTCAATTCGATCTCCACTGCGTCAATCACTGGGCCTTCAGGAATACTATTTTCGAAGTCATCGGGTGGGTTGTTTGCGACCTCGATCGCGAAAAATGGCATGAGCTCCGTTGGAATTTGCATCGAGAAGGAGATCGGAACTCCTTGATATAAATCCATGCCTGCGTAGTTGCTATTGTTGCGTTTCTCGATCTGTAATGGCAGCTTTTTGTCTGTTTTCCAGACCAATGTAGCGGTGGAAGATTGTTTGTCGGGCGGGGTAAGACTGGTTCGACGCTTGGAAGATTTGCCTTCTCCGTTGGGAATGATTTCACCCCTGCCGAAAGCATCAATTGATGTAAGATGAGGTTGTTCCCCGACTTGAATGGTACGCCATAAATGGTGATTACCATCGACAATGCGAAGACGCCATCGTCGGACAAACTCGTTGGAGGGTGAGTCTGCCAACCGAAGAGAAAGATGATTGGGATCGGATTCGTCCCATTTGAATTCTAAAACCGGCTGAGGACTATCTGGCGATTTCACTTCGGCTTGGACGAATACAGACTTTATCGACCGACTCATCTCCATCGCAGAGCTGGATGAATTTCTGCCATTGAGATCTCTTTGCATTTTCCAAGCCGAAAAGGAATGCCTTTGCTTGGTGTCCCCATCATCGTCCACTTGCTCGAATTCGGCTTCGAGGCGGAGAATAGGTTGGAGTGTTTCGAATTGTGGGCGAGTGATTTCCCACGGATAGGTTTTGGGTCGAAATCGCATTCCATCGCGCATGCCAACGCCGAACAATTGATTGGTTTCCGTAAATCCTATGAAGGGTGAGGCGGGATCATGCTCGGTCTGTGGCGGATCGAACCAAAGTCGAAATCCCAATCGGGAAACCAATTCATCCGATTGCCCATTGAAATAATGATTCCTTCCGAAGTCTCGCTTGGCCTCGTATCTTTTTCCCGCAAGCTGAATGGAAGAAGCGTTGCGCGTCGCGTCGTTAGGCCAAGAGATGCTGCTCGCCGACGACCAGCCACCTGGCAACCAATCCTTTCCCATTTTCTTTTCGATCGCGAGATTTCCGTCGAGATAAACCGCGAAGCGAAATCCTTCGGCTGGGGAGTCCCCGGTGTAAAGAGTGACACGATGGTCGCCCGCTGGTATGGAGACTTGTCCGACCACGGGCGGAACACCATCGGCTGAAACCTTGCCAATACCAAGTCGCAGTTCATACTCGGTGTTCGCTGGAACGTGGGTATTCCACGAATAGAAACTGCTCGCAATCTGGGGGATGGCAGCAAAGGTGACTTGGGTGGCATCTCGAGTTTTGATCTGACTGGATAATGCCATCAGATCACCATGGGCTCTGCGCAACGACTGATTCTTTCGATATGCGACGTAGGTCGCGAGCCCAATGGCCATCAATGCGGTAATTGTCAACAAATGACGGAGTGAGAAACGCAGTTCTCCCGCGCGGGGGTGCATGGTTTTATTTCTCATCATGCTCCTTCTCGGCAAGACAAGTAGGGTCCATATCCGGGATCGTTTCCCCCTTGATCAATACATTCAACTCCCTTTCACGCGACTTTGGGCAAAGGATGAATTGGCCCCCCGAATAGGTCGTGATCGTTTGGTCGCCGACTTTTCGATCCTCCGTGGAAAGAGGATTGAAGACGCGTAAAAGAGGAAGGATGGTATTGGCGTCAAAGGAGCGAGGGCCACGATCACTACGAACCAATTTTTGGGTCGTCAATTGATCAAAATTTTCAGATGAAAGATCGCTCCAGGTGGTTGTTCCGCTTGAGCCTTCAAAGGAATAGAAAGCGAGAATATGTTCGCCTTGCTTTTGCATGCTGATCGTTAATAGATGATGGATGGATTCTTTCTTGGGAGTTCCCCAACTCGATCCGTATCCTCCCTGGTGGAAGATCCCGTCTTTGGAAATATTTCCGCTACCATTCCATTTGATGAAGTCGTAGTTGGGTGGGAGGTAGCAACGAAACTGCCATATCCCGAGCAGGTGGTCTTCGATTTCCGGTGGGACGTCTGGCGATGCAACTTCCGCAATATAAACGCGCGATTCGTCTTCGATATCCATTTTCCCCAGCTCGGCTTCCAACTGGCGGACATCGGCTGACAGCTGCTTGTTTTCATTCGTTAGAAAAACGAATGCGATGATTCCCAGCAGAAAAAGGAGGATGGTTGTCCCTCGTAACAGGTGCTTCATGACTCAATGCTTTCCGGATGACAATCAGTGTGGGCCTCCAAACAGACCGCCGCCTCCCCAAAAGCCACCTAAGTGTAAACGTAGCACCGGTCTCTATGTCCCTTGTGCATGCTGAACGGTGTGCGGGCTAGAGAACCGCACTACGAGGTGATTATATCGGACGGCGTGCGGGGCTGGAGACCCGTGCTACGGTTCCTCACTCCAAGTCTGCATTGGAGATGAGTGAGGAGACATGGAGGTCTAACGTTATTCGGCGGTCAGGTCGCGATCGCGGATACCCAATAGGTATAACACAGCATCGAGTCCCATGGTGGAAACACGATGCTCGGCCGAGGCACGGACAATTGGCTTGGCGTGAAACGCGATCCCGAGGCCCGCTCTTGCCAACATGGGCAAATCGTTTGCACCGTCGCCAATCGCAATCAATTGCTTCCGATCGACCTCCTCTGCTTTGGCCAACTGCTCCAGCAAGACCGCTTTGCGTTCCGCGTTGACTATGGTCCCCACAACATGGCCGGTCAGTTTCCCGTCTACTATTTCCAATTCATTTGCGAATACGTGATCGATCGACAGCTTCTTCTGAAGGTAGCTCCCGAAGTAGGAAAAGCCTCCGGAAAGGATAGCGGTTCGATATCCGAAGCGTCGAAGGGTGGAGATCAAGAGTTCAGCCCCTTCGGTTAACTCAAGCCGCTCGGCGATCTTCGGGAGGACGCTCGAAGAGAGCCCTTTCAGTAATTGAACACGACGACGAAGCGATTCGTCGAAGTCCAGCTCCCCTCGCATGGCAGCCTCCGTGATTCGACTTACCTCCTCTCCCACTCCCGCTTCCTTGGCCAATTCATCGATCACCTCGGCTCGCAAAAGGGTCGAGTCCATATCAAAGGCAACAACGCGGCGAATCCGTCGATAGGCATCGTCCCGTTGCCAAGCCAAATCCAGATCCAATTGACTCGACAACTCCAGCAAACTGGCCTTCAGCACTTTCGCATCACGGGGCTCTCCGCGAATGGAGAACTCTACGCAGGCTCGCGTAAGTTGGTTGTTGGTTTTACGGGGGGGACGACCAGAGAGCCGCGTGATGACGTCGATATTGAGACCTTGCTCGGCCAGCATGCGACTCACCGCGTGGAACTGCTCCGCTGTGACCGCACGTGAAAGGAGTGTCAGGATGAACCTAGATTTTCCTTGTTGACCAACCCACTCGTCGTACTCGGTATCGGAAATAGGCTTTTGCTTGCCTTTCAGCCCCAGTTCGCCACCCAGCTTGATCGCTTCCTCAACCACTTTGATGCTGTCTTGGCTGGCCGGTATTCTGACCAACACCCCCAGCAACAGGGATTGGTGAATGACTGCTTGGTTGACATCGATGATCAAGCAGCCGTAGGTGGCCAGAAGTTCTGTCAAGGAGGAGGTGATACCCGGGCGATCTTCCCCGGTGAAGTGCAGCAGGACGAGCGCGTCGACTCGATCGTCCCTCAGCTTGTCAGTCTGTTTATCGGATAGGGTACTCATGGACGGAATTCTAGCGAAGAATCCTCATTCCTCCGAGCCCTACGGGACGGGACGGGGGTAATGCGAAGGCATCCGTTCAACCGTATCCGTTTGATCGCGTTGGGAACGACCTTCCGACCCGGCGTTATTTCGGGCTAATAGGAAGCGGGGCGGCGACTCCCGGACTTTCTTTTTGCAAATCGATGCCGAGAAAGGCTGCCGCCGTGGCAGCGGTTTGGGCTAGCACGTATTGGTTTCCAGAATCAATCCCATGCACGGGCAGTCCAGGTCCAATCGCTCCAAACCAAACCCGTTCCGAACCCACTTGCGATTTACCGTGACTCTTCCATTCATCTCGAACCAATCCTCGTCCGTGATCGCTCGTGAAAAGGAATACCGTTTTGCCTTGGTATTGCGGGATCGACTGACAGGTTTCCCATAAGGTTCGAATGAGCGCGTCGTTTTGCTGCGCGGCGGTCAAGTAACGGTCGTATCGACCAGCGTGCGCCCAGTCGTCGGTCTCTCCGAGCGAAACGAACAAGACCCGCGGTTGGTGAGTTCGGACGTATTCCAGTGCGCCGCCCATCGTGAGCGAATCGTAGCGAACCCCACTGAACTCGCGAAACAATTGGGCGGAGACCAAATTCAACGCGGCAATTGCCTTCGAGTCTCCTTCTGTAAAGGGCATCCAGCCGGCGTTGACTGGTATTTCGCTACGTTTGTCATGAATGATGTAAGGAAATACATCCCAGGAGCAGAAGGCAGCTACTTTGCCTCGGTACATCGGTTTGTTATTCAGGATCTCTAGAAACGTCGTATTCTGATTGTACTTCTTGGCATTGCTGTCGACTTTGGGATCTGGTTTGCCTGTGAGCAGCTCGTTGTATCCCGGGTAAGAGAAATAAAGTCCATTCGAGACGGCGACCACCGAATCCCGTTCGATATCACCGGCAATCCAACCTTGGTCGGACTCCCATTGACTCCAAAGAAATGGCATCATCACCCGACGACGTTCTTCTGGAGTCTCTCGCCAAAACGACTCCTTCAAATAGCCGACGTTTTGGACGCCCGCTTCCTTGGTCAAGTACGCGGGGTCTGCGCCGCGGAACACTTCTTCGCCCCGAAGTCCATCGAGCGTGATCAGCACCACATTTTCGATGGGCTGCTTGGGGGCCACCGCAGGGGCGCTGGACTCGGTCGCGGTGTCCGTCATGTGCAAGCGAACAGGAAATGTTTCGTTCGATGATGTCTGGCTTAGTAGTGTCTTTTGGAGTTGCTGGACCAGATCCGGACGGCTCGCAGCGACGTCCTTTTGCTCCTGGGGATCCGATGAAAGGTTATAGAGTACCCAAGGACCGGGTTGGCGAGTCGCGAGCCCCTGCCTTACCAGTTTCCAATCGCCGTCCCTCACTGCAACTTGCCCTGTGTATTCCGGAAAAACCCAAACCATCGGGGAAGATCGTTTCCATGCGTTTGCTGGTTTCCTCAGAGCGTCCCAAAAACTTTCACCATCCACATCGTTGGGGGGCTTTAGTTGAGTGGCTTCGCAAAGTGTGGGGAACCAGTCGGGGAAGTAGGTGGCGGCATCGCATGTTGTGTTGGCGGGGATCACACCAGGAAGCCGCACGATCATCGGGACTCGAATCCCACCTTCGTACACACTCCCCTTGTTACCGCGCAGCGAACCAGCGCTCTCAAAGAACGCGATGTCAGCCCCCCCAACGTGAAAGGCAGGATCGCCTTTCTGAGGATGCGTTGGTCCGTTGTCGCTCGTGAAGATGACCAATGTCTCGTCGTCGATCCCTTTCTCTTCCAGGATGGCCATTACCTTTCCGACGTAGCGATCCAGATCGTTCACCATGGCCGCGTAGCCAGCCCTGGGCCTGGGGTGGGGAAGGTATCCGTTTCCGCCTCGATAGACTTGCTGGTCCCATTCCTTGGGAAAGGCATCGAGCCGCTCTTTGGGGGGATGGATCGCGACGTGGGGTTCAATGAATGGCAGATAGAGAAAAAAGGGCTTGTCGCTTGGCTCGCGAAGAAAGGCTTCCGCTTCCGCGAGCATGCGGTCTGGTGCGTAGACTTCACCGATCCAGTCTTCTGCCTTGATCTCGCCCTCAGGTTGTTTGGCGCTTCCCGGTATGGGTTTGGCATTCAACGCAATACGCTCTTGGTTCAGCCACAGGTGCGAAGGGTAATAGCTGTGGGCGACGGCCTGACAGTTGTAACCAAAAAAGAGATCAAAGCCCTTTCGATCGGGAGAGCCGGTGCTTCCGACAGGACCTAACCCCCATTTGCCAAACGCGCCGGTTCGATAGCCTGCCTTTTGAAAGTGCATAGCCAGGGTATAGGAAGATTCCGAGAGAGGCATTTGGCCTTCGCTGAACTCCGGATACTTCAAGCGAGCTTGTTTGTTGCCTCGAACCTCGGCATGCCCAAGATGTTTTCCTGTCATCAACGTGCAACGCGCAGGAGCACAGACGGGAGCACCGCTGTAGTGCTGGGTGAACCGGATGCCTTGCGAGGCCAAGCGGTCTATGTGGGGAGTTGGGATCTTTTCTTGCCCATAACAGCCAAGATCCCTCCATCCCATATCGTCAGCGAGGATCAAGACAACGTTTAGCGGTTTTGCGGCTTGGACCGCAGTGATTCCTGCATGAACCAGCATGAGGCCAAATGCTAGGCAACGAAACGAAAGGCGGAGGAAGGTGCTCATAGGTGGGATCCGCGAAGCGGAAAAGAGGATGAAAATGCCGATGCGTACAGTATGAACAGCTTTTCCACCGCGATGTTTGCGGGGACTTCGGTGCAGCGAAAAAATTCTCCGACCGTTTCGAGCGGTCTTTACCGCATCTTCATCATCGGTCGGGCCCTT includes these proteins:
- a CDS encoding SufS family cysteine desulfurase, which codes for MRKRILEKVETIEIMMDSLEDLVEEFRDLETPEERIQYLIELGGSMPELSSEYCTEEYRVVGCQSMVWFVPHWDGTHFTFEASSDAPMVRGLAAILVSAFSGKTPQAILEFPIETIFQDLHLKSFLSPLRSNGLNSMIKRVREIALEKMLGGSARPSTAAVPSSQAKERKPAIAEQVDSLRGDFPILARKSDSGVPVAYLDNAASSQRPASVIDAISIVYREHYSNVHRSGHEWAGTTTEKMEASREAVRRYIDAPGVEEVIFTSGTTASINLIAQSWGRSRLSEGDEILLSEMEHHANIVPWLQLASQCGVKIRWIPIDEDFHIDMDAYKALLSPKVKLVSITAVSNVLGTVNPVQQIVREAKQFGAKVMVDAAQAVPHGPLSVQGWGADWGVFSGHKMLASSGVGVLWGRREILESMPAWQGGGNMIKLVTKEGFTEAGLPHKFEAGTPAIAEIVSFKPAIEYLEKLGGDALREHECILADRAIKGLKEIPGVDIYSPSRGERAGIVSFNLAKVHGDSVARFLDSRGIAIRVGHHCAMPLHQRLGIAVSCRASFYLYNTVEEVDRLVSAVHDAASLFR
- a CDS encoding RbsD/FucU family protein, whose amino-acid sequence is MLKTSLLHPQILQAISRAGHHAKILIADGNYPASSKKGPNAELVSLQLTPGVPTVAQVLRPLLEILPIDHIHTMGIDPSDEYALKADPVVWAEYRSIMKDLAFKRDLEPIMKWEFYESVMSDDHVLTIQTADQATWANLLLVVGVRTS
- the msrA gene encoding peptide-methionine (S)-S-oxide reductase MsrA, yielding MLQCKPICRLAPALAAFAILGGMLVAAPIQSSKPSAKSQETPKGETQGEKKLETITVGGGCFWCVEAVFQRVHGVSKVVSGYTGGTKKNPTYKEVCTGLTGHAEVAAITFDPEIVSREQILVIFFKTHDPTTLNRQGADIGTQYRSAVFYTSDEQRDSTEAVIKKINEEKVYNQPIVTEVTPLDVFYPAEDYHQNYFNLNKSNPYCQNVVASKVVKFERLFKEFSVNNKKSKTSKE
- the serB gene encoding phosphoserine phosphatase SerB; the encoded protein is MSTLSDKQTDKLRDDRVDALVLLHFTGEDRPGITSSLTELLATYGCLIIDVNQAVIHQSLLLGVLVRIPASQDSIKVVEEAIKLGGELGLKGKQKPISDTEYDEWVGQQGKSRFILTLLSRAVTAEQFHAVSRMLAEQGLNIDVITRLSGRPPRKTNNQLTRACVEFSIRGEPRDAKVLKASLLELSSQLDLDLAWQRDDAYRRIRRVVAFDMDSTLLRAEVIDELAKEAGVGEEVSRITEAAMRGELDFDESLRRRVQLLKGLSSSVLPKIAERLELTEGAELLISTLRRFGYRTAILSGGFSYFGSYLQKKLSIDHVFANELEIVDGKLTGHVVGTIVNAERKAVLLEQLAKAEEVDRKQLIAIGDGANDLPMLARAGLGIAFHAKPIVRASAEHRVSTMGLDAVLYLLGIRDRDLTAE
- a CDS encoding MFS transporter, which translates into the protein MSTDGPSATNETEVSISQPDASAKEPEMAGKPNGSILRDRSFWGLAITQFLGAFNDNLYKQLILLIAIPAAGAAVGEDMQGYATALFSLPFVLFSGFAGYLADRYSKSKIIVLCKIAEIVITLLAVVAFLWYSSLGDVGTWTVLFWMGVHSTLFGPSKYGILPELFRDDELPRANGLILMSTFLAIILGVVAAGGLKDLLVVVRPDKSLDFSNLWIGSLVCTGVAMIGTATSFLIRSTPPAQQAAKLSAKDFGISKEMRELLSKDRPLLLSILVSSMFYVIAGVVMPTVNILGKNQLKVALDLNTSILTGGLAIGIILGAVSANLVLRGLRPRSQVFLGTVGMLMSLVAIGAWRPGGQHLLGYWGALLGLIATGMFAAVFIIPIQVFMQKRPPSVLKGRMIGTMNLANFVGVLIAGPLYQIFLAITTAFGWPVSSIFWMLAVLLLPIVWSYRLPAEA
- a CDS encoding amidohydrolase family protein is translated as MRIDSHQHFWTYDPSQYDWIPQGSNIHRDFGPSDLKPLLDSVKLDGCVAVQARQSLAENDYLCKLAAQHDWIRGVVGWIDLRSEQVDEQAAAFRALPKAVGVRHVVQGETDPEFMARAPFRRGISTLQKHGLVYDILIFEHQLDDAIALVKAFPEQPFVIDHIAKPRIKEKSIRAWSEKMTEISHYANASIKLSGMVTEADHSTWKLSELEPYWEVVLQAFGPDRILFGSDWPVIRLASSYERWIEIVSRWLDRLTPKDREKIWGENATRFYKLDR
- the coaE gene encoding dephospho-CoA kinase (Dephospho-CoA kinase (CoaE) performs the final step in coenzyme A biosynthesis.), whose product is MSQFHSKGARTIVGVIGGIASGKSLVTQLLQKRGATVVNADSVAHEVLDDPKVIDEICAVFGGDVLRTHTVGNGVPPQIDRKKIAALVFGETEIHQGRRESLEAIVQPRIRERLQFLIQDWKAKNTCGILALDIPLLFERKWDQVCDEIWFVDTPRAHRETYAAARGWTAEQLKAREAAQLGIEEKKSRSTCLIINNGSLDDLERQVDAAFHRARFGKRAANGEGRGDVAGRA